aTGGTCTTCAATGTGGAGAAAATAATACCTATATTTAGATGTTAAAAAGAGTTATTCATGCATGGTCATGACtcatgttttttgttatttatatacagAAAAAGTACCGGATCGTAGTTCAGGAGATCTTGCTTGTGATTCGTATGATCTTTATAAGGTGAGAAGAGGCTATCATTATTGATGAATGTGTTGTAGATATGATACTTTTTCAGTACTTTTGTAATTTCAATCTAATTTTACAACTTTCACTTAACCTTGAACAGGATGATGTCAAACTACTAAAAAGAATGAATGTTCAAGCTTACAGACTCTCGATAGCATGGTCAAGGGTCTTACCAAGTAAATacaaaaaccagaaaacaCACATCTCATATAGTCTTCATGATTTCATCttatattaacaaaagaactagttaattaaatttaaaattcaatgaCCCAGaatttttgtgattatatCCTTAATCAGAGGGAAGACTGACTGGGGGAGTGGACGAGAATGGGATAACATACTACAACAATCTCATTAACGAGTTGAAAGCAAATGGTAAATTCGATATATACTTGTACTTAAccatacatttttcataattttattatattttttatttaacatttaaCTTACATGAATACAGGCATAGAACCATATGTTACTATATTTCATTGGGATGTTCCCCAAACTTTAGAAGACGAATATGGAGGTTTCTTAAGCACACGTATAGTGTAAGTGCATTAACGATtttgattcaaagttttttgggtttttttcttcttcttttgtttaggCTATGTAACACTGCTATCAAATCTATAATATGTGCGATACGTGAATAGGGAGGACTACACAAACTACGCTGAGCTTCTATTCCAAAGATTCGGAGACAGGGTCAAATTTTGGATCACTTTAAATCAGCCTTTCTCTCTTGCAACCAAAGGCTATGGAGATGGATCGTATCCACCAGGACGGTGCACCGGCTGTGAACTTGGAGGAGATTCTGGAGTTGAACCTTATACAGTTGCACATAACCAACTTCTAGCTCATGCAAAAACTGTATCTTTATACAGAAAAAGATATCAGGTACGTGTATAATGTAAAgtctttcataattttttttgcgtcaattttacttttatgtgGTGCATATTTGTAGTCTCTATATAACCTATAAACATTTATGCAGAAATTTCAAGGTGGTAAGATAGGAACAACCTTGATCGGGAGATGGTTCGCCCCGCTAAATGAATTTAGCGAACTCGACAAGGCTGCTGCAAAACGAGCATTCGACTTTTTTGTTGGATGGTATATATGAGCACTTAAATGAATctcaaaacacaaacagaCATACACATTTATAGAGAAAGTTTTAGTCAGAATTTGTTTGTGAAAAGCACACTTTAATTTGCATCACTAatttatgaatctttttttacATGAATTAAGGTTCTTGGATCCATTGGTGTACGGAAAATATCCAACGATAATGAGAGAGATGGTAGGAGATAGATTGCCAGAATTCACTCCTGAGCAATCAGCTTTAGTTAAAGGATCACTTGATTTTCTAGGGTTGAACTATTATGTTACACAATATGCAACTGACGCACCTCCTCCGACACAACTTAATGCAATAACGGATGCACGAGTTACTCTTGGATGTAAGTAAAgctaattttgtgtttttttttgtgtgtgtgtattcTTAGTTTCTATTATcaatattcatttatttattttttgtttcagtttatCGCAATGGAGTTCCTATTGGTGTTGTGGCAAGTATCGACttaaatttgataaagaaaacaaatccttttcatatttaaaaagattattaatttggctctatttttctctttcttttacaGGCTCCTAGCTTCGTCTACTATCCTCCAGGATTCCGTCAGATTCTAAACTACATCAAAGACAACTACAAAAATCCACTTACCTACATCACCGAAAACGGTATGTACATATCATTTTATGTTGcatttaaatatgtttaacCAATGAAACATCCATCTAGATGTgtttattatcaattttatgTAACATTTTTAGGAGTTGCTGATCTTGATCTTGGAAACGTAACGCTTGCAACTGCTCTTGCCGATAATGGACGGATTCAAAACCATTGCAGCCATCTCTCTTGTCTTAAATGCGCTATGAAGTAAGTTataattcttattttatttatttgatatacaTTCCTCGCACAACTTTAAATCTTAATATACCAAAACTACTTTtcgaaaaatatattatagggATGGATGCAACGTAGCAGGATATTTTGCATGGTCATTGATGGACAATTACGAATTCGGAAATGGTTACACCCTCCGGTTTGGTATGAATTGGGTCAATTTCACTAATCCTGCTGatcgaaaagaaaaagcttctGGAAAATGGTTCTCTAAGTTCCTCGCAAAATAAGTTGAAGCCCTAGatttataaatccaaaccTCGAATGTAATAACAATTGTACTGTATGTATTTTAAGACCTTATGTGTTTTGTATATGATGTTAATAATGTTGTAATAATCGGATCCTAATTTCGTGCACagttcataaataaataaaaatgtatacaaTGTTTGTAATTGTTCTTGTTCTACACTCTTGCTAAATATAAcatctccaaaaacaaaaacaaaaaattttaaCGCTTTACAGTTTTACATATTTGACAagtataaataacaaaagctCCAAGCCAAGGTGTAACTGTgtaataaccaaaaaattttTAACGTGTTATAATTTAAACCTaggaaataattatttgaaataaataacGTGTGATATGAGCCCTGGATATAACAATTTggatctttttcttctatgtcGATGAACCCCCGCCAAAAATCGTTATGTCCaatgtttttaattctttttatacCCTCTTcaattgcaaaaaaataatattcctTCCGTTCtacaatataaattattttagctAAAAATATgtagattaatttttttagtagtataaaaattcacattttatcaataaaaaaaaactttgaactTGTTCACACAGAAACATCAACGTCATCTTGGCCGAGCTAGAACTTGTAGTTATATGGGTCAATTTATGTATTGTATTTATGTTAATCTAAaaactttaaccaaaatttaagTGAATTACAAAATTCCATGCGTGTCATATGACCCCCATGATCCTTAACTACCTCCGCCTCTCTCATCTATGCAGGAGACAACATAGAAGATGACAAAAACACACCAACAAACCTTTGAATTCACACAAACCTTTGAGAAAGGTAACTGGATGATAAAAggttattaaaacaaaagcaattacattaaaccaaattaagaaCTGAGATGATGCAAGGAGACCTAGAAACATATTTCTCCCATTCGATTTCTTCACTCGGTTTGGTCATCGCGTTGGTAAATGACCACTTGTCATCACCCTTCCACCCTTTATTCCTCTGCATGCCTGGGAAAATTAGCAATATCTTCAAGTAGCTTTGGACAATCTTTGACATCAAAATTTCTACTGTTAGGAAGAGTACGAAAATTTCAGCAAATTTCCGTGAGTTCAGgcaatttatatattataaggGATTCCAGGTTTCCAAAGGATATTTCTTTGGTAATACTCGAACCTTTCTCcttatttattatttcttcaatttctggTGAAAAGCCCACATGTAGACTCTTTAGATTTTGAGTAAATAACAGCCATGACAAATCCCACATGTAGACTCTTtagatttcttcaatttttgaGCAAATAACAGCCACGATAAAACCGACTATATTACTAATTGTGAATAGTATATGTACTACTTCTATAATTAAGTTTCAGAAACGTACTAGTCTtcaaacaaactcaaaaaaaaattgttttctttttgccttCAGCCCAACACTGACACATCATCGTTTCTTACAGACTGAAGAAACATTATCTAAGGTGCGtttcttaaaacttttaacatttctgattttttttggcttttgctAAGGATTTTGAACCTTTAGAAACCCTTAAGGTCCACCGATGAGGCTGATTTTACCTAGAGATACTACAATTCAAGTCAAACCACAAGAAATGGTCAGAGGTGGGTAGATCGGACAAATCTTCTTGATACTGACAATGATGAATTTAGGTTATTTATGGAGATACGGATTCAATCATGGTGCAATTTGGTGTATCAGATGTGGAAGTTGCAATGACATTGGGGAGAGAAGCTGCAGAATATATTAGTAGAGTTTTTATCAGAGTgagctatttttttttatcatttgcttcaaaacaacaaaattcttttatgttcttaatattttaatttcgCAAATTGACGCCACCAGTAGTGGAATTTTGCGCTCATCTTGCAAGGGAATATAAGCTGAGTTAGGGTACGGTTCTGTGTGTGTCAAAGTGTGTGTCAGGGTaaggttctgtttttgttttttgtttttaattctttagTCAGGTgattattgaatatttttgtattcGACGGCTCCTGTAGCTTTATTTGAAGAAACACTCACCATTATAAGGCGtagttacaacttacaagatAGACGAAAGCTATCGAACATTAGTGAAATGGACAAACACTGAGTAACAGTATGAATCACATGAAAGTGTATAACAACAGAAATTACACACACATAAATTCATATGATCAATATAATATAATCATACTCTAGTTGTTTGGCTTTGGCTTgctatttcctttttcttggtAGACTTATACAAGGAATACACATAAGATGCAAAACCAAGAATCCCAGCTACCAGAGCTCCTTCCTTAAAAAATTTAACGTCGGCATCCGTAAACCGAAACGCCAACACAAGGAGAATGTTTACTAATGGCGTTGAGCAGAAGCTGACAACAttagagaaaagagaagaagccaAACACACTAGCCCCACAAGCCCTAAAGACATTACTTGCCACGCAAGCGATAATCCAATTAGACTCAAGACATAAAGTGGCTTCCCCTTCTTAAACGTCtcaaaatcttcttttatatCTTTGAATTCACCACTAACGAATAATCCAACCAAACATATCAACGTTGCAATCATAGAAGCATTGGTTTGCATTAGAATCACCGCGGAAACTCTACTCTGTGTAGTCGGTATGACCTTTTGGAACCCTAATTGCATGATacataaagataaagagaatgCTACCGTGCCAAAGAAGGCACACCAAGCGCCGTTACTCATTTTTGAGCCTTCATTTTCGCAGGGAATATAGGCGCCACCTGAAGATGTAATGCCTAAGCCTGTGGCAGCTCCAGAAAGGACCATGGATAATATGATCCAACggttgaatttttgtttgttgataatTGTTGTAAATATGGAAGTGAAAATCAATTGGGAAGTAAAGATCCACAAGAAGAACACACAATGCGTTCGCCCAATTGCATAGAGTTGGCTATAAGCCGCAAATAGGACGCCGAGAGAGatgtaaagaagaaagagtttgccaaaagaagaagaagaagaggaagtttCACTATGGGTGGAAAATGAAGAACGccataagagaagaagaaaggctGTAAAAGGAAACGCAGCGTTTTGGACCATAGACTGGAGCCATGTGCCTTTAAATTGCTTTGGGTCATCACAAACATCTCGTCCTGTTTGGATGAAGTAGAAGTTTAAAAGAAGGGTGGATAAAACACGTCCTGCTACGACCAAACACGAGCAGACAAAGATACAAATCCACCAGTTTCTTGTCTTAATAATTTGTGACCTATTAAGAGATGTTGATGTCGTTTCTCTTGGTTGATTATCAACTCCtatatttgcttcttcttcttcttataaaccaacccaaaaaaaaagacattttaTTACAGATATAGTTTATATGAATTAAGTCATTATCGTTAAGACATGAATGCACATACCATGAGTTACTCGGTCCGGCGATTTTGTGTGGAAACCCATGAAGTTTCTTCTGAAGAATGAACTACAAAATTTAGATGATAAGTTTACCTTGTTTTCATGATGTAATATATGTAGATAGGAAGGAATATTGCAACAGTACATAAACTAAGACCATGACTTTGGATCACATATATGATAAGTCATATTGATGTTCAGctagaataaaaaatatatagtcatTAGTCAACTATACCAACCAATTGGACGAGCACTTCAAGGAAACGAACATGATCTATATTGAAAGATTCAAAGATCTATACGAAGCATTAgtagttgaaaattttatgggaagacaaaacacataagaaaggaataaaacaacaaattctttctttttttttttttttttttttttttttttttaaaacaacaaattcttaAATCTTGGAGACTTTTTACCTTCATCAAGTTGTTGCTAAccctctttgtttttggtaaggTTGTTGCTAACACTCTTTGAATATGCATATAAGTTTCCATGACCAGGCTTTGTCGTCTGATTATGTAtcagtttatattttatttgaactTCTAATTATTATGTTCCCGTACGAATGAGCAATGATATGagttatatttcatttttgctGGCATTAGCATcatgtgttatttttttttattttttttcactcatcatgtgttgttttttgtaCTATAATGTGTTATTTTTAACCCATTTTTTTCACTCATAATGTGACATTTTTGCTGgcataaacattttaaagttttcgAGTTTGACTTTCAATCCTTCTTTTAGTGACTTTCCAATTAGCTAAGATTGCCACGATTCACCATTTTACTAAAAAGTACAAAGAATCTGCGTAGGCTTGTTTGTGAAAAGATATAGATATCATAGCGATAATGCACATGAGAATTAACATTTCTCAACTATATGACAGAGTTGTCTTCAAAATTGAAGGACCCATACTTATGACTTAtcacttttatatatataagttacaacttacaaaCCAACGTCAAGGCACTGTTGAAGCATCATCGGGATCTTGATCGCAATTACCATCgtgtttttttgcttgttaACGGGAAACCAAACAGTGTTTGGAATACCGATTTGACTTTGTTTACACGTCGGCGTTGACGTATGCTCCGTAGAACCACTTCCCGGTCTAGTGTTTGCGTGGTATGAATACGTTTGATGCAAATATGAGTGGACACAAAATCTGGGGTTTCAGTGTCTTTACTaatcttgatcttcttcttggttttgtcGTTGGGTTTGGCTAGTGAAGATGCCATGTAATGAAAATGACAATCAAGGGTTTAGTTGCGATAATATTCGTCTGTGTAGTATTGATGAGTACGAATGATCcatatttttggtgtttatttatacatatatagtaaAGTGTGAAGTCTTAAAAAAGTTCTCATTTGTAGAAAAGTAATCAATGACTCTtaggatatatatttttcatctcTATGGAATCAAAGAGTATTCTTTCCATTTTATgtgaattattaaaaatttgaatatttaattataaccCTACATAAGCAAAATAACTTTTGAGATTATATTCCAttctattatattatttttgactaGAAATTAAGTTTAGCAGCAtgtgtattttaaaaatatttcattggAATTTAAAACAgtcttataaaaatattatcctaaacgaattttttttgtgtaactGACcgaaaaacaattttgaa
This sequence is a window from Arabidopsis thaliana chromosome 1 sequence. Protein-coding genes within it:
- the BGLU34 gene encoding beta glucosidase 34 (beta glucosidase 34 (BGLU34); FUNCTIONS IN: thioglucosidase activity, beta-glucosidase activity, hydrolase activity, hydrolyzing O-glycosyl compounds; INVOLVED IN: glucosinolate metabolic process, response to salt stress; LOCATED IN: endomembrane system; EXPRESSED IN: root; CONTAINS InterPro DOMAIN/s: Glycoside hydrolase, family 1 (InterPro:IPR001360), Glycoside hydrolase, family 1, active site (InterPro:IPR018120), Glycoside hydrolase, catalytic core (InterPro:IPR017853), Glycoside hydrolase, subgroup, catalytic core (InterPro:IPR013781); BEST Arabidopsis thaliana protein match is: beta glucosidase 35 (TAIR:AT1G51470.1); Has 11204 Blast hits to 10858 proteins in 1466 species: Archae - 142; Bacteria - 7723; Metazoa - 713; Fungi - 195; Plants - 1441; Viruses - 0; Other Eukaryotes - 990 (source: NCBI BLink).) translates to MAIPKAHYSLAVLVLLFVVVSSSQKVCNPECKAKEPFHCDNTHAFNRTGFPRNFTFGAATSAYQIEGAAHRALNGWDYFTHRYPEKVPDRSSGDLACDSYDLYKDDVKLLKRMNVQAYRLSIAWSRVLPKGRLTGGVDENGITYYNNLINELKANGIEPYVTIFHWDVPQTLEDEYGGFLSTRIVEDYTNYAELLFQRFGDRVKFWITLNQPFSLATKGYGDGSYPPGRCTGCELGGDSGVEPYTVAHNQLLAHAKTVSLYRKRYQKFQGGKIGTTLIGRWFAPLNEFSELDKAAAKRAFDFFVGWFLDPLVYGKYPTIMREMVGDRLPEFTPEQSALVKGSLDFLGLNYYVTQYATDAPPPTQLNAITDARVTLGFYRNGVPIGVVAPSFVYYPPGFRQILNYIKDNYKNPLTYITENGVADLDLGNVTLATALADNGRIQNHCSHLSCLKCAMKDGCNVAGYFAWSLMDNYEFGNGYTLRFGMNWVNFTNPADRKEKASGKWFSKFLAK
- the BGLU34 gene encoding beta glucosidase 34 (beta glucosidase 34 (BGLU34); FUNCTIONS IN: thioglucosidase activity, beta-glucosidase activity, hydrolase activity, hydrolyzing O-glycosyl compounds; INVOLVED IN: glucosinolate metabolic process; LOCATED IN: endomembrane system; CONTAINS InterPro DOMAIN/s: Glycoside hydrolase, family 1 (InterPro:IPR001360), Glycoside hydrolase, family 1, active site (InterPro:IPR018120), Glycoside hydrolase, catalytic core (InterPro:IPR017853), Glycoside hydrolase, subgroup, catalytic core (InterPro:IPR013781); BEST Arabidopsis thaliana protein match is: beta glucosidase 35 (TAIR:AT1G51470.1).), translated to MAIPKAHYSLAVLVLLFVVVSSSQKVCNPECKAKEPFHCDNTHAFNRTGFPRNFTFGAATSAYQIEGAAHRALNGWDYFTHRYPEKVPDRSSGDLACDSYDLYKDDVKLLKRMNVQAYRLSIAWSRVLPKGRLTGGVDENGITYYNNLINELKANGIEPYVTIFHWDVPQTLEDEYGGFLSTRIVEDYTNYAELLFQRFGDRVKFWITLNQPFSLATKGYGDGSYPPGRCTGCELGGDSGVEPYTVAHNQLLAHAKTVSLYRKRYQKFQGGKIGTTLIGRWFAPLNEFSELDKAAAKRAFDFFVGWFLDPLVYGKYPTIMREMVGDRLPEFTPEQSALVKGSLDFLGLNYYVTQYATDAPPPTQLNAITDARVTLGFYRNGVPIGVAPSFVYYPPGFRQILNYIKDNYKNPLTYITENGVADLDLGNVTLATALADNGRIQNHCSHLSCLKCAMKDGCNVAGYFAWSLMDNYEFGNGYTLRFGMNWVNFTNPADRKEKASGKWFSKFLAK
- the PUP19 gene encoding purine permease 19 (purine permease 19 (PUP19); CONTAINS InterPro DOMAIN/s: Protein of unknown function DUF250 (InterPro:IPR004853); BEST Arabidopsis thaliana protein match is: purine permease 17 (TAIR:AT1G57943.1); Has 35333 Blast hits to 34131 proteins in 2444 species: Archae - 798; Bacteria - 22429; Metazoa - 974; Fungi - 991; Plants - 531; Viruses - 0; Other Eukaryotes - 9610 (source: NCBI BLink).), encoding MGFHTKSPDRVTHEEEEANIGVDNQPRETTSTSLNRSQIIKTRNWWICIFVCSCLVVAGRVLSTLLLNFYFIQTGRDVCDDPKQFKGTWLQSMVQNAAFPFTAFLLLLWRSSFSTHSETSSSSSSFGKLFLLYISLGVLFAAYSQLYAIGRTHCVFFLWIFTSQLIFTSIFTTIINKQKFNRWIILSMVLSGAATGLGITSSGGAYIPCENEGSKMSNGAWCAFFGTVAFSLSLCIMQLGFQKVIPTTQSRVSAVILMQTNASMIATLICLVGLFVSGEFKDIKEDFETFKKGKPLYVLSLIGLSLAWQVMSLGLVGLVCLASSLFSNVVSFCSTPLVNILLVLAFRFTDADVKFFKEGALVAGILGFASYVYSLYKSTKKKEIASQSQTTRV